The genomic DNA cttcctcttttttttttctttcttctccccaaagtcccccccagtacatagttgtatattctagttctaggtccttctggttgtgctatgtgggacgccgccttacatggcctgatgagtggcgctaggtccgtgctcaggatccgaactggtgaagccctgggccgctgaagtggagcacatgaacttaaccacttggccacagggccagcccctggccttgCTTTTTTCTTACTCAAGAGAACAATCATGGTTTTTTCAGGTACCTCACATTGTATTTTGTCTAATAAGaacagtttgaaatattttagtctCAACACTTGAAGAAGCCTCTTgctatttacaaatatttgcaaatagttttttattttgtgaaaaccTCAAGTTTaagttttcctatttttgttaATGGGATAGATAAGaaattggaaaattattttaattttatagaaggaaagatatttaaaatgggCATTTTGAGTACTAAAGTTCAGTAGCCCTGTATTTCTTTGACACATAGTTCACTTGATAGAATAGTTACGTGTAAAATGAAGCCAAGAGGCTGTAAGTGTGATAACAACTATTTATGAACAGTTTAGTATAGTAAGTactccacattttgtttctcttccaaatTATAGgttatcattttctctttatttcattctgattttatatattttgattttcaagACAAACCATTTAATAGTGAGCTTGAGAGATTTAACCAGCCAAAGCCAAAATAAGTTGACGTTTCTTCAGAAACTTGAATAGCATCTGAGTTTCTGTGTTGTGCTAGGCCTGTGTCTTTCTTTATTCAAAACCAGGGTTCTTCCATAAAACTTTATCTGAATATTTCCTGCAAGTTCTGCTTCTAATTACAGTCATATTTGTATCTGCCTAACTgggttattgggaggattaaataagtaaataaatgtgagGCTCACAGAAACACTGTCTGGCAAATAGAAGTACTCATTAAGTGTTAGCTCTTACTACCATTTGAAGTTTGTGTGCTGATTTGATTCTCTGAAAAATGGCAAATTATATTTGCTTGTTCATAGTTGTATCATATAGCAGTTCAGTGGCCTGGCTCTGAAGCTAGCCTTTCGTGGTTCAGATCCTAGCTCTGTTACTTTGTACCAATGAGACCTGGAgagattacttaacctctctgtgcctcaattttttttctctgaagtgcatataattatatatacctCAAAGGGTACAGATTAGTTGAGATAATGTGTGCAATGTGTTTAGCACAGGGCCTAGTCCTAGGATGTAGCATGAAGAGATACTGTTACATTGCTGTAGCTGGTATTTATGGTTCCCCTTTATATATATAGTCGTATAGTTTTCCCttaaattttacttgttttagtTTGTGCCTTTAGAATGTTAGCTTCTGGACTACACAGGCTTTTATGCTGCTTTCCTTGGAAATACATACACTGGTACATAGATAGCCTTTGTAACTCTCAACAACTCTGCACATTAGTCAGATGTGTGGTGTAgttcttttcccctctcttaaaaaaatcaagaggtGAGTTTTGTGCCCAAGAATACTCTTGGTTATAAAGAGTTAATTCTGTTATAGTAgacttatatttaaaataggtaCTTCTGTTGGATACCTGGCAACTAAAATTATTGTGTGGTTGAATTTACGTATTCAGGTAAAtcagaatatttgtttttctcttgaatattttctttacagGGAACACTGAAAGGTTTTGACCAGACcattaatttaattttggatGAAAGCCACGAACGAGTATTCAGCTCTTCGCAGGGAGTAGAGCAAGTGGTACTAGGGTTATACATTGTAAGAGGTGACAACGTGTAAGTAAAACATGTCTTTTTTTAAGACAAGATAATTACTCTATAGGTGTACTGCCTTGCTATATGGAGAAGAGGTTTCTATCTGCTGAGATTTGTCCAGTGTCCTGGGTAGGGTTCAGAAAAGGCCCTGCCTTACACTGAATTCTTCATTACAGAGGCTTCGTAAAATGTTCTTCCAAAATACCCCTAATTTTAGAGGAACATAAATATACTCCTGGGGTCCAAGGCTAGATTTGAAAATACCTTTGAAAACTTTTGTGTGAACAGTTTTAAACAATTCATGCTCTATGACATAGCTGAATTTATAAACAAGTACTTATCCattacttatttttgtcttttaaatttttagtataatTGGCCAACTTAAGATGTCCCATGTTTATACTGACACACTGATAGGGCAGTTTGAGAAGATGTATTTTAGTGGTAGCAATTTAAGAAAAGTCTGCAACAGTTAGAGCAACACTGCCCAATATAACTTtgggggatgatggaaatgttgtaTATCTGCATGGTCCACTATGTTAGGTACTAGACAGGTGTGTGGCTTTTGAGTACTTGAAAAGTGGCTGgtgtgactgaagaactgaattttaattctctttttttttcttaagattttatttttccgttttctccccaaagccccctggtacatagttgtatatttttagttgtgagtccttctagttgtggcatgtgagatgccacctcagcatggcttgatgagcggtgccgtgtccatgcccaggatctgaactggcaaaaccctgggccaccgaagcagagcgtgcgaacttaacccctcagccacggggctgatcccatggaactgaattttaaactttatttcattgTAGTTAGTTTTGATAGCCACATGTGACAGGTAGCTACTACATTTGTGCAGTTATAGGGGCTAGGAGATTATTGAATCAAACTTCTGGTGAGTACCATATATGATTAAAACATAGCTGGAAGGCAGCAAAAGATATATTATCATCTCAGATTATTTAGGGGGACAAGTAGGATACAGAAGATGAAGGAATAGTTTATTCATTTGAATTGTTTATCTTAAGATTGCCTTTAGATAGGTACATTATTTGATCTTTAATCAAAATCAggagtttataaaatattctatagAGATGACTTTTAGGTGTGAAGTTATAAAATGAGCTGTAAAGAACAAGAGGAAGACAAAGCAGGTGGGCCCAGGTCCCCTGACCAGAACAACATGGGCTATTTATATTGGGGCTCTGCAGAAgaattgattttaataaattttcttctgctttaatttagaaaacaaacaaacatacattgttttaaacttaaatttaaaaaaatttaaaactttgctgTAGACCCAGTGGTGTGCTAGAGGTCAGCTTGTGCTGGCTCATGAAAATAGATTGTtgtatttttaggaattttgcaAAGTGATGGATATCTTcttagtagcttgaaattggctatAGTGGGAGTATTTGCGTATGGTTATCAGTAAACACGGCAAATCAGGTACCCTTTCTTAATTGGAGAGCTGGGTTTAAAACATTTACCAGTACTCTACTGTCTTCCATAAGGATTTTAAAGGATACTAAATTTTTAAGGGTGGAATTGAgatctttgatttgttttatatTGAGAAAACTTAGTATATTCTCCTAGAGTTGGGTACTTTCCATTTATTAGAGAACTGAAGCCTTTAtacaatttaaagcaaaattgggCAAATTCGTATTACAAGTATTTGTAAAATTTACTCTGATTAAACCCAAACAAATTTAAGCAACCAGTTCTTTGTGGAATAATGTTTCATACGTGTCCCGTGGTGTAGATGTAACAGTGATTATATCCAGCTAGAGAGCCATGACTTGGTTACTTAGCGTGGTATTAATGAAattatagtcatgcaccacataacaacattttggtcaacgacagaccacatatatgatggtggtcccataaaattagtaccatatagcctaggtgtgtagtgggctctaccatctaggtttgtgtaagtacactgtgATGTTCATGAAATGAGGAAATCACTTgacacatttttcagaacatatccctgttgttaaatGACTCATGACTGTCATGTTACAGACTTTTATGTTAGTGTAGAATCGAGGAAAAATTTGCTCGTTTTAACCCAACCAATCACATCAAAAAGTCATTTGTTAGATACCTAAGTACCTGTTGCTACTATTATCTTTGTATATGAAGAACTATGCTTTTTGGGGTCAGCctagtggcatagaggttaagtgcGTGTGCTCCCCTCTGGGgacctggggttcgcaggttcaaatcctgggtgtgcacctatgcgctgctcatcaagccgggctgtgacagtgtcccacatccaaaaaataaaggaagactggcacagatgttagctcagggacaatcttcctcaagcaaaaaaagaaagaactgtgcTTTTCGGTTTTGGATTTAAATTGAGTAAACTGAGAAATCATGAAAAGGAAGCTAATAGATATTCTATATAATATCATTGATGGATTAAGTTCTTTGACCTTAGTCAAGTAATGGacacttgtttgtttatttagtagtgattttgtgatttttccctccctcccacaatACAGTCCCTCGATTGAGTTGAAATCATAGGATTGGAAGTTTTGGGTTTTTGTACCATATCCATCCTATATGTGTCTGTTTCCTTTAAAGGCTCATGATCCAATCACACTATATGCAATCTGTCTTTAGTATTGGTTCCTGTAATAATTTTGCCTtcagattatttcttcttgagttttgtGACTTAAATGTGTAAATCACTACCACATGAAAATGCTGCTTGTTATTCACCTTAAGTAGTTCTTTTTACTATGTTCTCTCAGTGTTGTTCAGAAATGAGATTGTTTTAACTGACGTTTTTCTCCTCAAATAATTACAGTGCAGTCATTGGAGAAATTGATGAAGAGACAGACTCTGCGCTTGATTTGGGGAATATTCGAGCAGAACCTCTAAACTCTGTAGCACACTGAGGAAAAACTACCTACATTGGATATCTGTAAATCTTTGTACAGAAACTGATTGTTTCGGGGCGGGTGTGTGAATTTTTATCAATGTTATTGTGGATTTTGACTCCCTACTGACTCCTTGTAATATGATGTGTAAATTAAactatttctacattttcttgaaaaaacttttttttttgcctaaatcATAGGTTTGGTAGCtcgattttatttttctattaaatagtGTGAAAATCTAATGATTGAGAACTTGTAGAaaaaattttctgatattttgctATTTATGGAAAACTGGTTAAAGGAGAAATTCATGTGCTATATAAATCAGGCCTACAAATATCATCAGTAGGGCAGGATACATGTATTTCTCTCCCTGCTTTTTAAGGAAGTCACAGGAAGGTAAGTCTTGTCCTTTGCAGATATCTGAGCCATATCCATTTATTATTCTGCCCTGGTGGTTGCTCCCTGGCACTTTAGAAGTGTGGGTAAAAATGTGTTtggtagagaaaaagaaaaatgctaacaaAGTTGTATATtatctaaaaaaattattccaggggccagcccggtggtgcagaaattaagtgcacacattctgctttggcagcccggggttcgccggtttggatcccaggtgtggacctacgcagctcttggcaagccatgctgtggcaggtgtcccacatatagacatatgtcccacatatagaggaagatgggcaccgatgttagcttagggccagtcttcctcagcaaaaagaataggattggtggcagatgttagcttaggactaatcttcctcaaaaaaaaaaaagtaaaaaaaacattGATTCCATATAGACTTAAAAGCcatctttgcttttaattttaagaattggGGAATTTCTAGTATTAAaggagttttgttgttgtttataaatGTGAGTAAGTAAATCTTAAGTTTATATTGAGGCAGTGCTTGTTATTGTCAACAACTTTCCATGACCCACTGATTGCTTAAACAGGACTTTAGAAGAAGTAAACATGGTTTCTCATGGCATTTCAGGCCTGTCCTTTGGTTGATTATTTGAGTAAATCACTTAAGTAGATAATGTCCCTCCATCCACAAATAGGCTGTTTTCTAAAACTCCTTTGTACAATTGGTTGATTACACTTTTTAAAGAATCCATAAGACACTGTTATAAGTAGTGTTCAGATATCCAGGCTGGTCCACAACAATTGTCAACTCACGTGTAGACCAAAGTGAAAATCGAAAAGTATTTACATTCTTGtaattcaaacaaaatttaaataggttttttcttattttgaatgaAAGTGCTTACAGTGGGGCTTGGCCAGATTTTTTGGTAAGGAtgcagatagtaaatattttaagctttgagggccatatggtctctgttacaGCTACTGTCATAGCATAAAAATGGtcatagataatacataaatgaataatcgtgtctgttccaataaaacttcatttacattAACAGGCAgcgggctggatttggcctgcaggccctAGTGTGCTGACCCCTGGCTTAAAGTAAGGAATACAAGCTCAGTAAGAAGAGATGATGGCTAATGGGTATAAATTCTGAAAAGGGCTTCTGGAATGGATCCTTGCAGAGGTTAGAAGTGGATTTCTTtcgcattttttttttaatatttaaaactctttACTTATTAGACATGGTAGTTTTGGGgttcacaaataaaatattttccagaggaAAATATCTTCCCTCCTTCTCAGAAACAAGACTTGTTAAGGAGAGAACTGTTGAGATAGTTTTCTTCCTTGGTCATCAAGCACCATCACCCCGAATAACCTGGTTGATGTTCTGATGTTCAGGGCTGTCTCTGGAGGATTAGAGGAAGGTTAGCTAGTATTGGCTATTCTTAAAGATTTGGCTTTTGTTGTATAAGGTTTTATGATCAATTTAGTAATAAAATGCAAGTAATACAGGGTGAGTAAAGCAAAGAGGCAGGTTTAATTAGGGTCTGTAAACCAAATGttctattttgataaataatcatattttaaattggtAAACTAATTCCAAAAATCAGTAAGGAATACAGATCATTCGGTTGCTAAGTGAAATGTATTTTGACGGTACAAATGAAGTCCAGAGTCAGATGTTTTCCCAACATACTTGACGTATCAACAGAAATTACACATAAACCAATAAACAAGCCATAATTCCCCTCCCTCATAGTAATGAGGTTCTAATGAAATTATCCTTTTGAAATCTTCTGAAACACATATGTATTTTCCTGGTTGATGTCAGAAAAATTGTTCCCAAAATGTGAATTGGATGTTTTTATCAATGGTTTGTAGGGGgaatgaatgaaaacacaccaAATGGTATATGCAATTCTTTATTCCTGGGCGCACATGGTAGGCTTTTATGTTCATACCCAATTCAaattggatttctttttgggTGACCATTGTAAGGGAACCACAATTATGAGTGGTAACATAGTTAACCGGCAGTGTCAAGTTTTTTATATTCTCTAATGAGACTTTTATTCCGTAATCAGTTTCCTAGTTACAAAGAGATTCAAATCAATTTTAACCTGTAATTATCTCTGTGCTCTGTAACTCAGGGACTAAGAAAGCCCAGCTTaataatgaatgagaaataaacttggcaagatattttcactaaaatttttttaaagggcaagTAACTGCAAAAAGGacctaatttgtttctttttaactgaaAAGATACTACccaaaataatagtttaaaacattACTTTTAGGTTGAAGCACTTTGATAAGTTAAATGGCTTTACATGCAGACGGTTTTGGCATAAATATAAATCTTGATGCCAGAAGTATACGAGATATTAAAGATAAACTTTTATTACTATTTGCTTTAACTAAAAATCCTGTTTAATACCTTTATAAaatcattcttaatttttaaccTAAGGAGATATAAGTATGGTAAAAACTTTTAAGTAGTATTTAATACAAATATAGGCTGTCCATGTCAACAGTTTCCTCATACGTGTTACAAAAAAGATGCACCATGTGGATGAGAAAGTTATAGACTCTCTTCATAAGGGCATGCCAACCTATGTATGTAGTAGCCAGAGTTATAGAGCAATCCTTAACTGGCAATATAGCGTATTCTGGGTCTTCACCTTCAAAATTAGCAgttagcatttactgagtgcatGTCATGTGGCAAGCATGATGCAAGGTGCTTACAACAGTGGCCGTTTTACGTATGGGGAATTGATGCTCAGCAGGGTTAGGTGCCTTACAAGAGGTCACACTTGTGAGTAACGGCTCCCATTCCACCAGCTCTTTGTACTCTATCTAACACTGCCTATCGGCAGATAGTATAATCTCAAAATCTCTGCTGTCAAGTATTGATCAGAAGCCTGATGGAAAGAAATAGTCAGATGATCTAAGGCAATTACCAAAGCTGGTTGTGGGCCGTTTTCATTATAATTACCTGAGATGCTTTATTCTTAGGCCCTATTCTCACTGACTGGCTCAGTAGATCTGAAATGGGGCAGGAAAGAGTATTTGCTGACTAGCAAAGTAAGGAAAGTGTGGTGGAATTATTAAAAGACCTAGTACTTGTCACGTGCCTGGCTAAGTCTCTAATTATCCCTCAGAATCCTTACCTTAAAGgcagggataataatacctatattCCGGGGTTGTGAAAAATGAAGTTCGACTGCATTTAAAACTCTTGGTATGATTTGTGGGCTATAGCAGTCAACAGCTGTTCTAGGTATTCAAAGGCCAATGTGGAAAAGTTACAGACGTGGGTCTTGTCACCTTAGGTTTTCAGAATCCCTTTGCTTACCATAGCTCTTTACAAGCGACTGGAGTATATAAATTATGAGGAATTCAGGTTAAGTGGAAGGTATGTATAATAGActtatattattttaacaaatagacAGTAGGATAAATTTGTTTAATGCCGTCATGACTCATGgagtttgaaaatgaaaactcaaaagtCTCGTGTGTAAACTGGGAGCTCTCCCTTCTGAACTTGCGCAGTTACATGCCTCATCTTATAAATTTACTCACTTAAAATTTTACTGTACTAATTTTAGGcttttttcaaacttgttttaaATCATGAGCaaattgataaaaattattttgtatcaCATGTAAAGCAAAAAAATTGTTGACAAGGTCGAGTTCTCCATGCAGGTTGATACTAACCTGTTAAACAGCATGGTGCTCTTGCTCAACCAGCTACAAATTCACGTAATTGTAAATTTAGTCGTCATTTTCCATCTTGTTTCCAGGGATTATTCATGTGAAATTTTGGTCAAATGCTTTGATGTGATCTTCGTTCCTCTCTGTAGCCGGGAGCCTGTGGCATGGGCAGAGTTGGTCTTCATGAATCGATGCTGCCTCCTAGTGATTGCTGCTTCCTTTTCTGTGTGTCCACAAACTTTAAAAGTAGATTTTGGAATTTTGTCAGGGGCATTTGTCAAGCCATTGATGCATGCTAGGTACTGTGCTCAAAGCTGCGAATATACCAGGGAATGATATTAAGAAGTCCTTGTCCTTGTGAAGCTTGTATCTATCTATGGCACCTCAACCAAATCATCTTGACTCAAAGATTTACTGTCCAAGGTCATGAGTTGTTTCATCAAATTCTTTCAGAACTCTAGGATATAACTTATGGAGCTTGAATTCATTTAAAGCAACTAGAAACTGTCTGTTTAAGTGGATATAATTCATATTAATCATTTTCACaaccttttttctgttttaagacTGCAGAGCCTGTAAGTTGTGTAACACTAAGGATAAAGGCAAAACGGGACTTCAGCAGCAGTTTTCTCTCATTAGTTGAGAGTATACCATCTGCTGCCTACCGTCATCATTGGGGAGGGAGGAGTTGAGATCCATTCTTCAAGACGTCTTGCAGATCT from Equus quagga isolate Etosha38 chromosome 8, UCLA_HA_Equagga_1.0, whole genome shotgun sequence includes the following:
- the LSM8 gene encoding LSM8 homolog, U6 small nuclear RNA associated translates to MTSALENYINRTVAVITSDGRMIVGTLKGFDQTINLILDESHERVFSSSQGVEQVVLGLYIVRGDNVAVIGEIDEETDSALDLGNIRAEPLNSVAH